The nucleotide sequence TCGAACAGCACGCTCGAGCCACATTCGACGCAGAAGCCGCGCCTCACCGTGGGGGAGACCGAGTGCCATTTGAGGCCGCGCGCCTCGGTGAGCCGGAAGCCGTCGCGGTCGACCGCCGTGTAGGCTCCGACGTGCCCATGCCAGCGGCGGCACTTCGAGCAGTGGCAGTACGTCACCCCCGTCATCGGCGCGCTCACCTCGTACCGAATCGCTCCGCAGAAGCAGCCACCCGTGTGCATGGGCCTGCATTACAGCGCACTGCCGCGGGCCGGGCCCCGGAAATAAAAAACCCCTGATTCTCCAAGGAGAACCAGGGGTTACCTGTGGCCAGGGTCGGACTTGAACCGACTACCTGCGGATTATGAGACCGCCGCTCTAACCAGGTGAGCTACCTGGCCGCAAAGTGACGCCCGTATAGCGGGACCGCCGCGCCGCCGCAAGGGCTTCGATAGGGGGTAACCCCAGATGGCGACGCCGTTCTTTCCGTCTGCGGACCATGGATTGGCGCCTCCCTGGCCGCCCGGCATACCAGCGTAAACCATTCGCCCATGGCCTCTGGCGAGGGCAGGTCTGGCCTATGCCCCGAGGTATGGAACACTCGTTTATCTCGATTTGCGTGGAATAGGCTCTCGGACGGATGGGGCGACGTTCCAGGAGACGAGCATGGCACTGCGCTGGGCGACCGTTTTGCTGGCGGTGGGGCTGTTGGGGACGGGCTGTGCGGCCTCCCGGACGGTACGTTTGGACACGGGCGAGGGGCGGCCCCTCGTCTACACCCCACGCACGGATGAGGCACCCGTGGTGCTGGACGAGGACTCTTTCGAGGAGGCCGTCCAGGAGCTGGCTCGCACCGCGCCCCTTTCTTCGCATCCACGGGAAGCGGCGCTGCAGCTGTTCCCCGTAGGGGCTCCCCGTGCGGGTGTGCAGATGCGCGGGAGTCTGGGGCTCGTTTCCGTTGAGGACCCGCAGCGGGGCCGCCTTCTCGTCGCCGAAGAGCGCGGGGCGGGAACGGCGCTGGAGCATGAGTACGGGCGATGGTGCCAGCGTCAGTCGCTTCGACGCGACTGCCTGCATCTGCTGGACGAGGGCGTCACGCTGGATGAGGAGGGCAAGCACACGCTGGCCTTTCGGCTGGCCCTGGAGTCGGTCTGGGACGAGACGGCCGAGGCGCTGGAGGGGATGACTGACCGGGACGCGGTGATGACGATGCTGGCGACGACCGGGGCGGTGTATCTCGGCTTGTGGCTGGTGCCGGAGCCTCTGCTCTCGAAGGGAATCGCCGCGACGCTCACGGTGACGCTCATCGCGTACCTGGGATGGGACACGGTGTGGAGCCTGGTGCAGGGCTGGAAGGTGCTGACGCGGGAGGTGGAGACGGCGAACACCTTCGAGCAGATAGAGGACGCGGGAGCAAAGTACGGGAAGGTGATGGGAAGGAACGCCGCGCGAGTGTTCGTCATGCTCTCGATGGCGGCGCTGGGCGGCACGGCGCAGACGCTGGCCTCGCGGATTCCGACACTCCCTGGCTCCGGGCAGGCCTCGCTCGTGGGGGCGGAGCAGGGGGGCTTCCGGCTGGCGGCGGCGGGACAGGTGACCTCCGTGGCGGTGGCACCGGGAGGCGTCATCACCATCGCCCTGGACCCGGAGGCTGTCGCGGAGACGGCGCGCGGCACGCCCGCAGTTGCGTCCGAGCCGGTGGCGACCGCCGCTCACGAGCACCACATCGCCACGAACAAGTGGTGGGACTCCTTCAACCTGGGTGGGCCGTGGTCGCCCAGGTTCCAGAAGCTCTTCGACCGGGCGGGCATGTCACTGGATGATGCAGCGAACAGAGTTCGCGTTCCTGGTCACAAGGGCCCTCACCCGCAGAAATACCATGAAGAGATCTACGAGCGACTCGAGGATTCCATGGAGGGCTGCCGGAGTATCCAACGATGCAGAGAGGTGCTCGTTGGAGAACTTCAGGTCCTGGCGAGGGAGATCACCACAGCTGGTTCCCGGCTCAATGCTCTGGTCACTCGGCAATGACATGCAGGAAGGCTCATGACGATGCGGTACTTCAAGCTCTCCGATGACATGTGTCTCCAGGGACGTTGGCTGCTGGGAGACCCTACGGACTCGCAGGGCCAGGAGGTGGACGACCCCTGGCAGTTCAAGGCGGGATGCCCCGTCCAGGTTGACGCGCGATTGAAGATTCCCATCGATCATCCCGGAAACCCTCTCGATTATTCCGTGGCGGGTGTTGGGAACGCTCCCATCGTTCACAAGAGGGTTGCAGGCATCTTCGCGGAGCTGGCTCCTGACGACGTGCAACTCCTTCCGGTTGAAGTCGACGGGCAGTCCGAGCCGTACTGCATTCTCGTCGCCACACGGCTCATCCGGTGCATCGACGACAACGCCTCGGAGGAGGTGCGGTACTGGAAGCCGGAGGATGGGCGCCCGGAGAAGGTCGGGAAATACCGCGGTGTGTCGGGCATGCGAATCGACCCGATGAAGGTGGGCGGCGCCAGGGTGTTCCGGACCTGGGGATGGACCATCGCACTCATCGTGTCCCAGGACATCAAAGAGGCGCTGGAGCGCGCACACGTGTCAGGTGCGAAGTTCGAGGAGGTCACCGGCCCGAGTGCCATCAGCCCAGAGGAGCGCGAACGCAACCGGAAGCTCCTGGCGCTTCGCGATGAGACGGACGCGGCCCGCCAAGCCTTCTGGCGCACCCTGGGGACGCTGGACGAAGACGTCATCATCCCCATCGTCGTCGGTGGCGGCTGGCCGGCCCGGCGCCAGGTCTGGCGCGTCATCCACCGCCCGGAGGGGCGCACCCTGCTGGTGACGGATGGGCTCTCGGACTTCTTCGTAGACCGCGTGGAGCCGTCCGTGGGCTTCGGTCTGGAGCTGGCCCTGGAGACGAACGAACCTCTCGGTGACGTCGAGAAGAGCTGGCCCCTGCTGCTCCTGGAGCGGGTGGGGAATGAGATCGCGGAACACGAGAGCGTGCGTGAGAAGGTGAAAGCGGGCTTCCTTTCCATGGAGGTTGCTGGCCAGGGCATGCCCGAGCCGCTGCTGACGAAGGAGGGCAGGGTGGGAGTGCTGCTGGGCATGGAGTCGAGCACGCTGCCAGGCCGCTTCACCATGCCGGCCGGAGAAGTGCTGCTGGTCACCGTCAAGGTGCTGATGCCCGTGGAGCTGGCGTACCTGATGGAGCACGGGAAGCGCGGCCGGGACGAGCTGGTTCGGCGCTTTGCCCAGGAAGGCCCTGCGCACCTGTCCCGAGCCTGGCGCCAGCCTGTGGTGTGACGGCCTCATGTAGGGACAACGCTGGTCATCGACTCAACACCGGCGATGGTGCGTCCCTGCGTCAACAATCCCTGCTCAGAGCGCACGCATGCCGCCCTGCGTGCCCGCTGCATCGCACTACGCTCTGAAGCAGGGAGCTACGATGAACCGACGCGATTTCATGACCGGAGCAGCAGTGGCTGGAACTGCTGTCCTCCTCACGCCTGATGAGAGTGTCGCGGCCGAGAAGGCCGCACCACCGATGCCTGCGCCTCGAGACGCTCCAGGCCCTGGCAAGCACGCGGTGGCGCCTCTGCCCTTCAATCCGACGAAGCTCAAGGGGCTCTCGGAGAAGCTCCTCCGCAGCCACCACGAGAACAACTACGGCGGGGCGGTGAAGAACCTCAACAAGGTAGAGGAAGAACTGGCGCGGGTGACGAAGGATACGCCGGGCTTCCTCGTGGGCGGGCTGAAGGAGCGGGAGCTGACCTACACGAACTCGATGATCCTCCACGAGGCGTACTTCGGGAACCTCGGCGGGGACGGCAAGGCGGGCGGCGCCATCCAGAAGCTGCTCGCGGCGGCGCACGGGGACTTCGGCCGCTGGGAGGAGCACTTCCGCGCCACGGGGGCCAGCCTGGGCGGTGGCAGTGGCTGGGTCATCCTCACGTACAACTTCCACTCCGGGCAGCCGCAGACCTACTGGAGCGGCAACCACACCCAGGCCCTGGCCAACGGGCTCCCACTGCTCGTCATGGACATGTACGAGCACGCCTACCAGATGGACTACGGCGCGGCCTCCGCCCGCTACATCGACGCCTTCTTCCAGAACGTGAGCTGGGACGTGGTGAACGCCCGCCTGGAGCGGGCCCAGAAGGCCGCGGCGGCGCTTCGAGGATGAGCTCCCACGACACAACCCCTTCGGCGGAGTCAAACTCCACAGAAGCGCCGGAGCCCCGGCCGCCACACGAGTCCTACGGAAAGCTGTTCCTGCGCTTCCTGCACTTCGGCGCGCTCGCGTGGGGCGGGCCCGTCGCGCAGATTGCCATGCTCAAGGCGGAGCTGGTGGAGCGCGAGCGCTGGGTATCGCCTGCCCGGTTCAACCGCGTCCTCGCCGTCTACCAGGTGCTGCCCGGTCCCGAGGCCCACGAGCTGTGCGTCTACTTCGGCATGCTGGCCCGAGGGCGGCTGGGGGGCCTGCTCGCGGGGCTGGGCTTCATGCTGCCCGGCTTCGTCCTGATGCTGGCGCTCTCCTGGGCTTATCTGCGCTACGGCCTGGCCTCCCCGAACCTCGTGGCGGTCTTCGGGGCCGTACAGGCGGCGGTGGGCGCGCTCATCGTCCGGGCGGTGGTGCGCATTGGCGGGCACGCGCTGGCGAACAGGTGGCTGTGGGGCGTGGCCGCAGGGGCCGCACTCGCGCAGGTCGCAGGCGTCCACTTCGCGTTCACCCTGGTGGCCGCGGGGGTGGTCTACCTGCTGGCCCGGCAAGGCGGGAGGGTTCCCGCGCTCATCCTGGCGGGGAGCTGCGCGGTGGTCCTTGGAGTCCTGCTTGTCCGGCAGGGCCTGTCCTCCGAGGCCGCCGCCCCGCTGGTGGGCGGGACGGAAGCCGCCGTGGCCACGCAGGGCCGCCCCTCGCTGCTCATGCTGGCGTGGAGCGGGCTGCGCAGTGGCCTGCTCACCTTCGGTGGGGCATACACCGTCATCCCGTTCCTCCAGCGCGACGCGGTGGTGCTCGGCGGGTGGATGACGAACGCGCAGTTCCTGGATGGCCTGGCGCTGTCGGGCATCCTGCCCGCGCCGCTCATCATCTTCTCCACCTTCGTGGGCTACCTCGGCGGCGGACTCGCGGGGGCGCTGGCGCTGACGGCGGCCATCTTCGCTCCGGCCTTCGCCTTCACGCTGCTGGGGCATGACTTCTTCGAGCGCGTGCTCCACCAGCCTCGAGTCCGGCTCTTCCTGGACGGTGTCACCGCGGGCGTCGTGGGCCTCATCGCGGCGACCGCCGTGGGGCTGCTGCGCACCTCGCTCACCGGGCCCGTCACCCTCGGAGTCTTCGCGCTGGCGCTCGCGGCGCTGTTCCGCTGGCACGCGAAGCTCCTGATTCCGCTGGTCATCGCCGGGGCCGCGCTCGCGGGGCTGCTCTTCCAGGCGCGGTGAGCGGTGTCTGCCTCCGGTCCTCAGCCAGGATGGACGCGCGAGGGAGGGTGGGCGTGCTGCTCGGCGTCTACCTGTCCGGGCTGGAACTGAGCCCCGGCAAGGTGGGCGTGGTCATCGGCTCGGGCCTGGCGGGAGCGGTGCTGGCCACGCTCCTCGCGGACCGGCTGGGACGGAAGCGCTTCCTGCGGGTGCTCTCATCATCGGGGCAGGGCTGAAGGTGCACTACGACGTGCTGCTGTATCGCGCCTTCCGTCGCGTGAACCCACCCGAGGAGACGTGAGTCCTCAGAGGTCGGCAACCCTTGGCCGGGCCAGCCCGGTCAGTGCCTATGACGGTGGTGCAGGTCCGAGACGTGCGGATGGTCGTGCGTGACGGGCTCGTGCCGGTGCGGGTGGCTGTGCGGCTCGGAGGCATCAACGCCTGGGGGATGCGCGTGCTGGTGGTGCGCGTCATGGGCGTGCAGGTGCTCGTGCTCCAGCGCCACGTGCGTGTGCGCGTGGCCATGCCGCTCGCGCAGGAGCAGCACGACGCCCGCGGCCATCAATGCGCCCGCCAGCAGGTCCAAAGGCCGCAGCCGCTCGCCGAGCAGGGGCACCGCCACCAGGGCCCCCACGAAGGGCGCCGTGGCGAAGTATGCCGCCTCGCGTGCCGCGCCCAGCAGGCGCAGGGCATAGGCATCCAGGACGATGGACAGCCCGTAGCTGGCGAAGCCGAGCACCAGGGCCGCCCCCAGCACCGTCCCGGAAGGGAAGGGCTGCCCGGTGAGCCAGGCGAGGATGAGCGTGCACGTGCCCGCGCCGAGCGCCTTGGTGCGCACGAGCGCGATGGGGTCCTTGAGGGACAGCCGCTGCGTCAGGTTGTTGTCCACGGCCCAGGCCAGGCATGCACCGGCCAGCGCCAGCACGCCCAGCACATCGCCTTGCAGTTCACCCTCCTGGAAGCCCAGCACCACAGCACCCGCCATGACGAAGCCAGCGGCGAGCGCGCCGGCACGGCCCAGGTGCTCTCCGAACACGAGCAGCGCCAGGACGATGGTGAAGGGGCCCTCCAGGTTGAGCAGCAGCGAGGCCGCGACTCCCGAGAGCCGTTGCAGGCCCACCAGCATCAGCACCGGCCCCAGGACTCCGCCGCAGACGATGACCCCGAGCAGCAGGGGGACGTCGTTGCGCCCGAGGCGTGCCTCGCTTCCTGGGACACCGGATGGGCGCAGCCGCCGCAGCGCCTCGAGGCAGGTCAGCCCCAGCCCGCCTCCCAGGTAGAGGAGCGAGGCCAGCACCAGCGGCGTGCTGGAGGGCAGCAGCAGCTTCGCCACCGGCGCGCTGACCCCGAAGAGGGCCGCCGCGGACAGTCCCAGCATCGCGCCTTTCACACGTGGAGACACCGACATGGCCTTTCCTTTACTTATCGTCCCGGGGGCGCTGCGCCGGCAGTTGCTTCTGCATTGCATGTGATTTGTGAAGGGCGTGGACTGTCCGGAGCACAACGGGCCCACCGGCTCCAGGTGAGGGTCGGCGCAGGGGGCGTGCATGCGCAGCTTGCGCCGGGCCCATGTCTCCGGTCCTTCACCCCTGGCGCCGGGTGCCCGCGGTGGTGCTCGCGGCGCTCCTCTGCGCGTGCGCGACGCTGGATGCGCCCCGCTCGGAGCTGGCCGAGCGCGTGGGGCGCTCGGACCTGGACGTGAGCGCGCTGCGCGTGCGGGTGCGTGACCTGGCGCGGCGCTTCTCCGGCCTGCTGGAGGCGACGGCGGATGACCTCGCCGAGCGCTCGGCTTCACCCGAGGTGCGGCGGCAGATGCTCACGTTCAAGGCCAACGCGGTGCCCGCCATGCAGGGCGCGCTCTTCCAGCCGGACCCGGTGGCCGCCCTGGTGGACGCCTGGGCGCTGCTGGCCCAGCTCCAGGACGTGCTGTCCCAGCGGGCGGAGGGCGCCTCTCCGGAGCTGGTGGCCGAGGCCCGGCGCTCGCTGGACGACATGGAGTCACAGGTGGAGGCGCTGTGGCGCGAGGTCTCGGGACGGGACGACGTGTCGCCCGCGAGGGCGCGGGTCCATGCCTGGGCCGCCGAGCACCCGCTGACCGGGCCGCTCGTCACGCGCGAGTCCACCGCGCCCCTGCTGGCCTCCGTGACGGAGGCCTCGGGCGGAGGGCTGCTGAAGCAGGCGGCCGGGTTGCTGGAGGACACGCGCGACATCACCGCGCGGGTGGACCTCTACGCGGCCAGCCTTCCGCGCCAGGCCCGCTGGCAGGCGGAGCTCGTGGCCACGGACGCCCTGAGCGCGCCCGCCCTCCAGACCGCCACGGCCGAGCTGGCGCGCACGGTGGACATCCTCGACCGGGTGGGGAGCGTGGCCGCGAACACGCCCGCGCTGGTGGCCCGCGAGCGCGTGGCGGTGCTGGAGGCGCTGAGCCAGGAGCGGCAGGCCGTCCTGGCGGGGGTGGGACGCGAGCGCGTGGCGGTGCTGGAGGCCTTGCACGCCGAGCGCGTGGGGACGCTGGAGCAGCTCGACGGGCTGGCCGTGGGCTGGGTGGATCATGCCTTCGACCGGGCCGGGCGCCTGGTGGACCGCGTCTTCCTGTGGCTGCTGGCGCTCGTGGGCCTGGGGCTGCTGGGGGCAGGCGTCGTCGGGGTGCTGGTGGTGCGCGCCTGGCGGCGCGCGTGAGGAAGGCACCGCGGCTGGGGCGCTCACTGCCCGGGCTTGGGAGGAAAGCGCGACAGCATCTGCTCCACGGCCTCGCCGATGCGCTCCCGCGTGCTCGACGCGGACGGGTTGTCGCCCACCTCCGCCTGGGCCGTGCCGCGCCAGGCGAGCTGCTTCGCCTTCGCGTCCACGATGTCGAGGATGAGGGTGCCCTCCTCATACTCACGCACGTAGGTCTGTGGCGCGGTGGCGAACACCGGCCCGAAGAAGGGGTCCGCCGGGTAACCGTAGAAGGAGTCCACCGTCTCCGAGTCCAGGTGCGAGTCGATGGCGCCCTGCCACCCGATGAGGAAGTCCGGGGAAGCGCCCGGGTCCACCTTCTGGTAGCCCCGTCCGTTCAGCTCCTGGTCCACCGCCTGCCGGACGTTGGCGTCGATGATGTCGTTGTAGACGCGCGGGTCCTTGCCCTGCGGCTCCGGCAGCCAGGCGTAGCTGCGGTAGCCCTCGAGCTGCTGCACGGAACTGGGGTCGTAGTTGGTGCTGACGTCGATGCCCGCGCAGGCGGTGAGCAGCAGGCCCAGCACGAGGGGGGCGACACGGGATGGCGACCGCATGGGCTTCTCCTTGGCTTCCACCGAGGCGCATGCCGTCGGCCTTTCGACATTGAGGATGCGGCGCGAGGACGCCAAGCCTCGTCCCTTCGGCCGCTCCGTGCGGCCACCGCCACGATGGCGCCCGGGAGGGGCCTCTGGCAGCAGGTGAAGGAACACATATACAGATGAACATGGATTGTCTTTGAAGGGTGATGTCCGAGGCCCCTGGCCTCCGTGTTGGGAGCAACCCTCCGGTACGGGTGGTCCAGCCCTCCGGGGCTGAGCACCTTTTCGTTCATGCGATGCGCCGCCTTCCAGCGGTCGGAGGCCGGGGCGCATGGAGCCTGCGGCGGGCGGCGGAGCGCGGAACGGAAAGAGGACGCCCATGGCGAAGACGAAGCAGGCAGGTAATGGACACGGTGGACAGGGGGGCAATGGCCATGGGCCCGGCGGCAACGGCCATGGCAGGAGCGGGCCTGGGCGCAAGCCAAACATCCTGGTCATCTGGGGGGATGACATCGGCCTCTGGAATGTCAGCGCCTACAACCAGGGAATGATGGGCTACCGCACGCCCAACATCGACCGCATCGCCCGCGAGGGAGCGCTGCTGACGGACTGCTACGGGCAGCAGAGCTGCACCGCGGGCCGCGCGGCCTTCATCACCGGCATGAACCCGCTGCGCACCGGCATGACGACCATCGGCATGCCGGGGGCGGACTACGGCCTCCAGGACTCGGACCCCACGCTCGCGGAGCTGCTCAAGCCGCTGGGGTACACGTGCGGACAGTTCGGCAAGAACCACCTGGGCGACTCGAACCGGTTCCTGCCCACCGCCCACGGCTTCGACGAGTTCCACGGCAACCTGTACCACCTGAACGCCGAGAACGAGCCCGAGTGCCCCGACTACCCGAAGGACCCGGCCTTCAAGGCGAAGTTCGGGCCCCGGGGCGTGCTCCACACCTGGGCCACCGACCGCGACGACCCGACCGAGGATTCGCGCTGGGGCCGCGTGGGCCGGCAGCGCATCGAGGACACCGGCCCCTTGACGACCAAGCGCATGGAGACCGTGGACGAGGAGTTCCTCCAGTCCTCGCTGGCCTTCATGGAGCGCTCGGTGGCGGACGACAAGCCCTTCTTCATCTGGCACAACTCCACGCGCACCCACGTCTGGACGTTCCTGCAGGAGAAGTACCGCAACAAGACGGGCAAGGGCCTGTACGCGGACGCCATGACGGAGCTGGATGACCACGTGGGCGCGCTGCTGGCCAAGCTCGAAGAGCTGGGCATCGCCGACAACACCATCGTCATCTTCTCCACGGACAACGGCGTGGAGAAGATGGGCTGGCCGGACGGCGGCAACTCGCCGTTCCGGGGCGAGAAGGGCTCCACCTGGGAAGGAGGCGTGCGCGTGCCCTGCGTCGTGCGGTGGCCGGGCGTCATCCCGCCGGGCACTGTCATCAACGACATCTTCGCCCACGAGGACTGGATGCCCACGCTCGTGGCCGCGGCGGGCGGCCCGGAGGACCTCGTCGAGCGGTGCAAGCAGGGCCACACCGTGGGGAGCAAGACGTTCAAGGTCCACCTGGATGGCTATGACCAGCGCGGGCTGCTGGCGGGCACGGAGCCGGGCCGCCGGCATGAGTTCGTCTACGTGCTCGACAGCGGCAACCTCGCCGCCATCCGGTACGACGACTGGAAGATCGTCTTCAGCTACCAGGACGGCGAGGGCCCTGACATGTGGTTCAGCGGCAAGCGCTTCAACCCCGTCTGGCCCTACGTCTTCAACCTGCGCTCGGACCCCTTCGAGTACGCGACGCATTCCGGGCAGTACGTGCGCTGGTACGGCGAGCGGATGTTCCTCTTCGTCCCGGCCCAGGCGCTGGTGAAGCGCTTCGCCGAGAGCCTCCTGGAATACCCGCCGAGCCAGGCCCCGGGCAGCCTCTCCATCGGCCCCCTCAAGGAGCGGGTGAAGGAGAAGATGCGAGAGCGACAGGGTGACGGCAAGCCCACGGTGGGCGACCAGATCATGAGCCTGGCCAACGAGGTGGAGCAGTTCGTCCACCGCGCCCTCCAGGCACACTCCTGATGCGCTGACGTGACGGGGGGGCGTGGGGGCCTCCCTGTCCTGGCGCGCCCGCGCGCTCCCGGCTCCTGGGGGCGCGGGGCAACGCCGGGAGGGCTCGCGGCGGAGGTGAGGCACATGGCGGGCAGCGCGGGACTCACACGCAGGCAGGCCTGGGCTGGCGGCGCCCCCCGTCCTGGAAGCGCGAGCAAGGGCCA is from Pyxidicoccus xibeiensis and encodes:
- a CDS encoding GFA family protein, whose product is MHTGGCFCGAIRYEVSAPMTGVTYCHCSKCRRWHGHVGAYTAVDRDGFRLTEARGLKWHSVSPTVRRGFCVECGSSVLFDETPDPKISICAGTLDAPTGVREKAHIYTASKGDYYEVSGELPTYETFPRK
- a CDS encoding AHH domain-containing protein; translated protein: MALRWATVLLAVGLLGTGCAASRTVRLDTGEGRPLVYTPRTDEAPVVLDEDSFEEAVQELARTAPLSSHPREAALQLFPVGAPRAGVQMRGSLGLVSVEDPQRGRLLVAEERGAGTALEHEYGRWCQRQSLRRDCLHLLDEGVTLDEEGKHTLAFRLALESVWDETAEALEGMTDRDAVMTMLATTGAVYLGLWLVPEPLLSKGIAATLTVTLIAYLGWDTVWSLVQGWKVLTREVETANTFEQIEDAGAKYGKVMGRNAARVFVMLSMAALGGTAQTLASRIPTLPGSGQASLVGAEQGGFRLAAAGQVTSVAVAPGGVITIALDPEAVAETARGTPAVASEPVATAAHEHHIATNKWWDSFNLGGPWSPRFQKLFDRAGMSLDDAANRVRVPGHKGPHPQKYHEEIYERLEDSMEGCRSIQRCREVLVGELQVLAREITTAGSRLNALVTRQ
- a CDS encoding imm11 family protein — encoded protein: MTMRYFKLSDDMCLQGRWLLGDPTDSQGQEVDDPWQFKAGCPVQVDARLKIPIDHPGNPLDYSVAGVGNAPIVHKRVAGIFAELAPDDVQLLPVEVDGQSEPYCILVATRLIRCIDDNASEEVRYWKPEDGRPEKVGKYRGVSGMRIDPMKVGGARVFRTWGWTIALIVSQDIKEALERAHVSGAKFEEVTGPSAISPEERERNRKLLALRDETDAARQAFWRTLGTLDEDVIIPIVVGGGWPARRQVWRVIHRPEGRTLLVTDGLSDFFVDRVEPSVGFGLELALETNEPLGDVEKSWPLLLLERVGNEIAEHESVREKVKAGFLSMEVAGQGMPEPLLTKEGRVGVLLGMESSTLPGRFTMPAGEVLLVTVKVLMPVELAYLMEHGKRGRDELVRRFAQEGPAHLSRAWRQPVV
- a CDS encoding superoxide dismutase, translating into MPAPRDAPGPGKHAVAPLPFNPTKLKGLSEKLLRSHHENNYGGAVKNLNKVEEELARVTKDTPGFLVGGLKERELTYTNSMILHEAYFGNLGGDGKAGGAIQKLLAAAHGDFGRWEEHFRATGASLGGGSGWVILTYNFHSGQPQTYWSGNHTQALANGLPLLVMDMYEHAYQMDYGAASARYIDAFFQNVSWDVVNARLERAQKAAAALRG
- the chrA gene encoding chromate efflux transporter, with the protein product MSSHDTTPSAESNSTEAPEPRPPHESYGKLFLRFLHFGALAWGGPVAQIAMLKAELVERERWVSPARFNRVLAVYQVLPGPEAHELCVYFGMLARGRLGGLLAGLGFMLPGFVLMLALSWAYLRYGLASPNLVAVFGAVQAAVGALIVRAVVRIGGHALANRWLWGVAAGAALAQVAGVHFAFTLVAAGVVYLLARQGGRVPALILAGSCAVVLGVLLVRQGLSSEAAAPLVGGTEAAVATQGRPSLLMLAWSGLRSGLLTFGGAYTVIPFLQRDAVVLGGWMTNAQFLDGLALSGILPAPLIIFSTFVGYLGGGLAGALALTAAIFAPAFAFTLLGHDFFERVLHQPRVRLFLDGVTAGVVGLIAATAVGLLRTSLTGPVTLGVFALALAALFRWHAKLLIPLVIAGAALAGLLFQAR
- a CDS encoding DMT family transporter, which gives rise to MLGLSAAALFGVSAPVAKLLLPSSTPLVLASLLYLGGGLGLTCLEALRRLRPSGVPGSEARLGRNDVPLLLGVIVCGGVLGPVLMLVGLQRLSGVAASLLLNLEGPFTIVLALLVFGEHLGRAGALAAGFVMAGAVVLGFQEGELQGDVLGVLALAGACLAWAVDNNLTQRLSLKDPIALVRTKALGAGTCTLILAWLTGQPFPSGTVLGAALVLGFASYGLSIVLDAYALRLLGAAREAAYFATAPFVGALVAVPLLGERLRPLDLLAGALMAAGVVLLLRERHGHAHTHVALEHEHLHAHDAHHQHAHPPGVDASEPHSHPHRHEPVTHDHPHVSDLHHRHRH
- a CDS encoding chemotaxis protein, which translates into the protein MSPVLHPWRRVPAVVLAALLCACATLDAPRSELAERVGRSDLDVSALRVRVRDLARRFSGLLEATADDLAERSASPEVRRQMLTFKANAVPAMQGALFQPDPVAALVDAWALLAQLQDVLSQRAEGASPELVAEARRSLDDMESQVEALWREVSGRDDVSPARARVHAWAAEHPLTGPLVTRESTAPLLASVTEASGGGLLKQAAGLLEDTRDITARVDLYAASLPRQARWQAELVATDALSAPALQTATAELARTVDILDRVGSVAANTPALVARERVAVLEALSQERQAVLAGVGRERVAVLEALHAERVGTLEQLDGLAVGWVDHAFDRAGRLVDRVFLWLLALVGLGLLGAGVVGVLVVRAWRRA
- a CDS encoding DUF4136 domain-containing protein, whose amino-acid sequence is MRSPSRVAPLVLGLLLTACAGIDVSTNYDPSSVQQLEGYRSYAWLPEPQGKDPRVYNDIIDANVRQAVDQELNGRGYQKVDPGASPDFLIGWQGAIDSHLDSETVDSFYGYPADPFFGPVFATAPQTYVREYEEGTLILDIVDAKAKQLAWRGTAQAEVGDNPSASSTRERIGEAVEQMLSRFPPKPGQ
- a CDS encoding arylsulfatase encodes the protein MAKTKQAGNGHGGQGGNGHGPGGNGHGRSGPGRKPNILVIWGDDIGLWNVSAYNQGMMGYRTPNIDRIAREGALLTDCYGQQSCTAGRAAFITGMNPLRTGMTTIGMPGADYGLQDSDPTLAELLKPLGYTCGQFGKNHLGDSNRFLPTAHGFDEFHGNLYHLNAENEPECPDYPKDPAFKAKFGPRGVLHTWATDRDDPTEDSRWGRVGRQRIEDTGPLTTKRMETVDEEFLQSSLAFMERSVADDKPFFIWHNSTRTHVWTFLQEKYRNKTGKGLYADAMTELDDHVGALLAKLEELGIADNTIVIFSTDNGVEKMGWPDGGNSPFRGEKGSTWEGGVRVPCVVRWPGVIPPGTVINDIFAHEDWMPTLVAAAGGPEDLVERCKQGHTVGSKTFKVHLDGYDQRGLLAGTEPGRRHEFVYVLDSGNLAAIRYDDWKIVFSYQDGEGPDMWFSGKRFNPVWPYVFNLRSDPFEYATHSGQYVRWYGERMFLFVPAQALVKRFAESLLEYPPSQAPGSLSIGPLKERVKEKMRERQGDGKPTVGDQIMSLANEVEQFVHRALQAHS